CGGGCAACCTGACGGACCGCCTCATCCAGGGCTTCCTGATTCCCTACGAACAGACGCACAGCTTTTTCACGAAGCTCATGAACGGCTACGTGGTGGACTTTATTGACGTGACCATCCCCGTCTTCAATTACCGCTGGCCCGCCTTCAACGTGGCGGACTCCTGCATCTTCGTGGCGGCGATCATCTTCTTCATCGCCAGCATCTTCTCCGCCAGGAAGAAAGAGGAAAAACCATCCTGAAACGACCATGACCATACGGACCGCCATTCTGTCAGGGCTGCTGTTGTGCGGGGGCACCGCCTCCGGCAAGGATGAACTGTCCTTCAAGGAAACGGTGGTTCCGGTGAAAGTGGCTCCGGACCAGGACAGCATTACGGCCTCCTTCCCCTTCACCAACACCTCCGGCGCACCCGTCACCATCAGCAAGATCCACGTCTCCTGCGACTGCACGACCGCCGGGGCGAAGGACAACAAGCTGACGTACGCTCCGGGGGAGTCAGGCGTCATCAGCGCCGTGATGAAGACCGGCAATTTTTCCGGCACGGTGGACAAGGACATGACCGTCCACGCCAACGGCTCCGCGTACAAGCTGGTGATACGGG
This DNA window, taken from Akkermansia muciniphila, encodes the following:
- a CDS encoding DUF1573 domain-containing protein, with translation MTIRTAILSGLLLCGGTASGKDELSFKETVVPVKVAPDQDSITASFPFTNTSGAPVTISKIHVSCDCTTAGAKDNKLTYAPGESGVISAVMKTGNFSGTVDKDMTVHANGSAYKLVIRAQIPDIIRMEPRKLEWTRGEAPAPKTIRITISKELPVNLTTVDLTGDAFNYEPVTVKKGREYKIIVTPKSTDKPAFNTIWVRTDSTVPRYKRQMGFLTIKED